The window GGGATGAACATACAGACAGTTTATTTGATGCAATTTTACTTTTAAAGAATAGGGAAGAATGTTATAATTTTTTTGAAGATCTTTGTACTATTGCAGAATTGAAGGCTTTGGCACAAAGACTTCAAGTAGCAAAAATGTTAAGGGAAAAGAGAACCTATACGGAGATTTGTGAGCAAACCGGGGCCAGTACGGCTACCATAAGCAGAGTTAACAGATGTCTTGTATATGGTGCTGACGGGTATAATATCGTACTTGATAGATTGCAAGAGAAAGATGGGCAAATGAATGTTTAAGAAGCTTTTTTTAAGTATAATCATATTATCTGCTTTAGCCTCTGAGAATGGGGTTTATAATGCTGCCGATTTATTTGACTTATACTTGGTAAATCTTACACATCTTGATATGATTCAGGAAAGCAGAAGTGCTGTTTCTGTTTTGGAATCCCAGAAAGAGGCTTCTGTAAGCAGAAAAGGAAGGCCACTTTCATTTTTCAAGGCAATTTCCGCAGAAGCTTTAAATAAGGAAATGCCAAATAATAATAGACATGGGGAACTTGCGTTGCTGATGTCTATTTCTATTGTAATTCTAAGTCTTTTGGTATTAGCTTATCTTAATTCAAATACAAACAGGGCTTTTTCTACTAAAAGGCTTTTGTTCAGCCAATCTGATTCTTCACCGCCTGTCTGCTGCTAATTTTAAAATTATCCCACAAATGATGGGTTATTTTCGTGCAGCCAGATTTATTAAAAAATTATCCCGTTGCGGGTCATGGAGGATTATGTTATGGTTAAAAATTTTATAGAAAAAATTATTGGGTCATATAGCGACAGAGAATTAAAAAGGATTTATCCGATTATAGATAAAATCGAGGCATTTGAGCCGGAGATACAGAAATTAACAGATACAGAGCTTAAAGCTAAAACACCTGAATTTAAAGGGCGTCTTGCCAATGGTGAGACCTTGGATGATATTTTACCGGAAGCTTTTGCTGTTGTTCGTGAGGCTTCAAAAAGAGTATTGGGTATGAGACACTTCAGAGTTCAGCTCATTGGTGGTCTTGTATTGCATCAGGGTAGAATTTCAGAAATGAAAACAGGTGAAGGTAAGACCCTTGTTGCTACATTACCTGTATATCTCAATGCCCTATCTGGAAAAGGAGTTCATGTAGTAACCGTAAATGATTACCTTGCAAGACGTGACAGCGAGTGGATGGGAAAAATATATAACTTCTTGGGATTGACTGTAGGTCTTATCGTACATGATATGGAAAATGAGGATAGGCGTGCGGCATATAACTGTGATATAACTTACTGTACAAATAACGAACTGGGTTTTGATTATTTGAGAGATAACATGGTTATATACAAGGAAGACAGAGTACAGAGAGACTTGAACTATGCCATAGTGGATGAGGTTGACTCCATCCTCATAGATGAAGCCAGAACACCTCTTATAATTTCAGGTATGGGTGATAAGTCCACCGATTTATACAAAAGAGCAAATTCCTTTGCTTCAAAACTGAGAGCAAAAGTAATTACACAAATGGACGACAAGGTTGACGCCGATGAAGTATTTGACGAGGACTACATTGTAGATGAAAAAGCACATACAACGGTAATTACGTCAAATGGTATAAAGAAGGCGGAGCAGTATTTCGGAATAGAAAACCTCTCCGACCCTGAAAATATGACAATTTCACACCATGTTAATCAGGCATTGAAGGCACATGGTCTTATGAAAAGAGATAAGGACTACGTTGTTAATAACGGAGAAGTCACTATTGTTGATGAGTTTACAGGAAGACTTATGTACGGAAGACGTTACAGCGACGGTCTCCATCAGGCAATAGAAGCAAAAGAAGGCGTAAAGGTAGAAAGAGAAAGTAAGACACTTGCAACCATTACATTCCAGAACTATTTCAGAATGTACAGCAAGCTGGCAGGTATGACAGGTACTGCTCAGACAGAAGAAGATGAATTCAACACAATATACAAACTGGATGTTATCATAATTCCTACAAATAGGGAAATGGCAAGAAAAGACCATCCGGATGTTGTTTATAAAAACGAAATTGGTAAATTTAATGCAGTTATAGAAGATGTTGTACAGTGTCATGAAAAAGGTCAGCCGGTATTGATTGGTACAATATCAATTGAAAAATCAGAATTCTTAAGTACTATGCTTAAGAGAAAAGGTATTCCTCATCAGGTATTGAATGCAAAATACCATGACAAGGAAGCTGAGATTATTGCTCAGGCAGGTAAATTTGGAGCAGTAACCATTGCAACTAACATGGCAGGTAGAGGTACCGATATAGTTCTTGGCGGTAATGCTGAGTATATGTCAAAACAGGAAATGCGTAAGATGGGTTATGACGAGGAACTTATAAATGCGTCAACCAGCTACAACGAAACAACTGACGAACTGATTATTGAAGCAAGAGAGCAGTTCACAAAACTAAATAACAAGTTTAAGGATATTATAAATAAAGAGAGAGAAAAAGTTGTTGAAGCCGGCGGATTGCATATTATAGGTACTGAGAGACATGAATCCAGACGTATAGACAATCAGTTGAGAGGACGTGCAGGTCGTCAGGGAGACGCCGGTTCATCTAGATTTTTCATTTCACTTGAAGACGATTTAATGAGACTTTTCGGCTCAGAGAGATTAACCAATATTGTTAATGCACTCGGTCTTGAAGATGATCAGCCTATAGAGCATAGAATGCTGTCCAATGCAATTGAGAATGCTCAAAAGAAGGTTGAAGGAAGAAACTTTGACGTACGTAAGAGAGTTCTGCAATATGATGATGTTATGAACAAGCAGAGGGAAATTATATACGCTCAGAGAAAGACAGTTTTAGATGGAGATAATCTTAAGGATTACTTCATAAAAATGTTTGAAAGCGTTATAGACGGTGTCATAGCAAACTATTGTACAGAAAGTGAATATGCCGATGCATGGGATTGGTCAAGTATAATAGCTTATCTTGAGAGTGTATTTATTCCGCAGGGTGCTTTCGTTCTGACTGATGAAGAAAAGAAATCTATGGACAATATAGACCTTAAAGAAAGACTCATGGAAATTGTTAATAAGATATATGAGTTCAAGGAAATGGAAAACACTCCTGAATTAATGAGAGAGTTGGAAAGAGTAGTACTTCTCAGAGTTGTTGATGAAAAGTGGATGGATCACATTGATGCAATGGATCAATTGAGGTCAGGAATAGGGTTGAGAGCATACGGACAGAGAGATCCTGTTGTTGAATATAAGTTTGAAGGATTCCAGATGTTTGAAGAGATGATTAAGAGTATTCAGGAGGATTCTATCAGACTTCTGGTTAGGGCAAGGATTGACAGAGAACATGCTCCTCAACGTGAAAAGGTTGCAGAGCCTGTTGCTGCAAGTCATGGGGACGAACCTAAGAAACCTGTTGTAAACAAGTCGAAGGTCGGAAGAAATGATATGTGCCCATGTGGAAGCGGAAAGAAGTATAAATTCTGCTGTGGTCAAGGAGAATAATAAACACGTATAATTATATAAATAAAATAACTCAACTTCTTTAACAGAAGCTGAGTTATTTTATTTTAAGCACTAATAGGGGTTAGGCGTAAAAAGTAGACTGAGGAATTCAGGAAACATTGGTTACGGAAGAGTCGTTATTTGTGTAATATTCTTTGAGATTATCATAAATAATACTGCATCGGCCTGTTTCCTTTGCTCGTGAGGCATATCGGCATCCCGTATAAGCATCTTTATTTACTAAGGCACATATATGACAGGGAATTTCACCATAGCATTTGCCTGTCAGTATACCTTCCAGAGTTTCCAACTTTATAATACTGCTTGACATATTCAGTGATAGAAAATTCCTATAGTAATGCTTGGGCTCTAATACGTCAAAATTAAGACATGGGTTCTTAAAAAGCCAAGGTACTTGAAAGGCTTCTTCGCTATATGTTTTAACCAACTTTGAATATGAGTCGGGAATAATACATGGAACAAGAGAACTACTGGCTTCATATTCCTTATATGAGCAAACGTATTTTTTTATGGTTTTATCGTAGTTCAGATTACGGCAAAAGACACAGGATCTGAAGGATGAAATTCTATGCCTGTAGTACAGGTTTGAACCAAATAATAGTTTATAGTTTATTCTATAAATCAAATCAACAGACAATAACCCTGCTTTTTTAAGTACGCCGGTTAATGTATTTATTTTATCTTCTGTAAATTCCACTTATTACCACCTCGCAGATACATTGTATCACTAAAAGCAATTTAGGTCGCTATATTTCCCGAAACCCGTTTGTACCAAGCTGTTTGGAGGAATAATCAGACATATTGTGACTGATTAAAACATAAAAATTGTTTTATCTATTGTGGTATAATTAATATAGTTAGCTTGAATAAAATGTTTTCATATACAGTTTGGAGAGAATAAAATGGGGAATTTTGTACACCTGCATGTACATACTGAATATAGTCTTCTTGATGGGGCAAATAGAATTAAAGACCTTATACAAAGGGTTAAAGAGCTGGGAATGGATAGCATAGCTATTACTGACCACGGTGTAATGTACGGAGTTGTAGATTTTTATAAAGAAGCCGTAAAAAATGGGATTAAGCCTATACTTGGTTGTGAGGTATATACTGCAAAAAGAAACATGAAGGATAAGCAGCCGGGAATTGATTCAAATTATGGTCATCTTGTTTTACTTGCAAAAAATCAGATAGGGTACAAAAATCTTATGAAAATAGTCTCCCTTGGGTTTACCGAAGGGTATTACTATAAACCCAGAGTTGACTATGAAACCTTGGAGAAATACTCAGAAGGGATTATAGCCCTGAGTGCATGTTTGTCAGGGGATATTCCGTCCGCAATACTAAATAACGATTACGAAAGAGCAGTGGAACTATCTAATAATTTGAACCGTATATTTGGACAAGGGAACTTTTACCTTGAGCTTCAACATAATGGAATTAGCGAGCAAAATCTGGTTAACCAACAGCTCATTAAGCTGTCAGGGGAGTTGGGAATACCTTTGGTTGCCACAAATGATGCACATTACCTCACAAAGGAAAATGCTAAATCCCATGAGATTCTTTTATGTATCCAAACGGGCAAAACAATAAACGATGATAACAGAATGCGGTTTAATACGGATGAAGTTTACGTAAAATCACCGGAGGAAATGTATGATAACTTTAAAAATGTTAAACAGGCTCTGGAGAATACAGTAAAAATTGCTGAAATGTGTAATGTGGAACTGGAATTCGGAAAGCTGCATCTGCCAAGCTTTGAGGTGGAGGAGGGTTATACTCCTTATGAATATCTGAGAGAACAGTGTTATAAAGGACTCAAGTCAAGGTATGGTGACAATTGCTCGGAAGAAATAATTCACAGACTTGAATATGAGCTTTCAGTTATATCACAGATGGGTTATGTAGACTACTTCCTTATTGTATGGGATTTTATTAAATATGCAAGAGAACAGGGTATAATGGTAGGGCCGGGAAGAGGTTCCGCAGCGGGAAGTATAGTATCCTATGCACTGGGGATAACCAGTATTGACCCTCTCAAATATAACCTTTTGTTTGAAAGGTTTTTAAATCCTGAGAGAATCAGCATGCCTGATATAGATATTGATTTCTGTTATGAGCGCAGACAGGAAGTAATTGATTATGTAATAAGAAAGTATGGCAAGGATAGGGTATCTCAAATAATTACCTTTGGAACCATGGCTGCAAGGGCTGTTATAAGAGATGTTGGAAGAGCGTTGGATATTTCTTACGGGGATGTTGATGCCATAGCCAAAATGATACCTTTTCAAATAGGTATGAACATAGATAAAGCTCTGGAGATGAATCAGGAACTGAAAAAGAGATATGAAACCGACGAGGAGACACAAGTACTTATTGACACAGCAAGAACTCTTGAAGGCCTTCCGCGTCATGCCTCCACACATGCTGCCGGAGTTGTTATCTCAAAAGAACCAATAGTAGAATATGTACCACTTCAATTAAACGATAACAGTGTGACAACCCAGGTAACAGCAGTACCCCTTGAAGAGTTGGGACTTCTCAAAATGGACTTTCTTGGACTGAGAACTCTTACTGTAATACGTGATGCAGTAGATTTGGCAGAACAAGTTCATGGGAAGAAAATAGACATTCAGCAAATTGATTTTGATGATAAAGACGTTTATAAAATGATAGGGGATGGCAGAACAGCAGGTGTATTTCAGCTGGAAAGTGCGGGAATGACTCAGTTTATGAAGGATCTCCAGCCAAACTCACTGGAAGATATCATAGCGGGTATTTCTCTCTATAGACCGGGTCCTATGGATCAGATACCAAGATACATCAGAAATAAAAACAACCCGAAGTTAATAAAGTATCATCATCCGATGCTGGAAAGTATTCTTGATGTTACGTATGGCTGCATGGTGTATCAGGAGCAGGTAATGCAGATAGTAAGGGAACTTGGAGGCTACTCACTGGGCAGGTCTGACCTTGTAAGACGTGCTATGTCCAAAAAGAAGATATCTGTAATGGAGCAGGAGCGCAAAAACTTTGTATACGGAATAACGGATGAGGAAGGTAACGAGGTTGTAAAGGGTGCGGTAAATAACGGTGTAGATGAGATTACAGCCAATAAGATATTTGATGAAATGATGGACTTTGCAAGCTACGCCTTTAACAAGTCCCATGCTGCTGCATATGCTGTAGTGGCTTATCAGACAGCATGGCTGAAACACTATTATCCCGTAGAGTTTATGGCAGCTTCCATAAACAGCTTTTTGGGCAGCAGTGATAAAGTATCCCAGTATGTCAATGAATGTAAAAGCCTCAATATACAGGTACTTCCACCGGATATTAACGAAAGCAACGTAAAATTTACAGTTGTAAATAAAAATATACGTTTTGGATTGGCTGCAATTAAAAATGTTGGAGAGAATGCAATAAAATCTGTTATTGCAGAAAGACAGCAGAATGGAGAATTTAGTTCATTTCTGGACTTCTGTCAAAGAATAGAGGGGCGTGATATTAATAAAAGGTGTGTCGAAAGCCTTATAAAAAGCGGAGCATTTGACTCCCTTAAAGTATTCAGATCAAAGCTGATGGCGGTATATGAGAGGCTGCTGGACGGAATTTCGCAAAACCGTAAAAAGAATATGGACGGTCAGCTGTCAATATTTGATATGATGAGCGAGCCACAGGAGCTTTTGCAGGAGGATTTTCCTGATATAAAGGAATACCCTGCAAATGCACTTCTTTCGATGGAAAAGGAGATGCTGGGCTTGTATGTATCAGGTCATCCGTTAAGCGAATATCAGAGCATATTGGAGCGAAATGTAAATCTTTACAGCAGTGATTTGTTTGTTGACGATGAAAACTCAACTGATATGGAGGTAAGCGGTAAAAAACTTCAGGATTCCATGAGAGTAACGGTAGGAGGCATAGTAGCATACAAAAAAACCAAGGCGACAAAGAATAACAATTTGATGGCTTTTATATACCTTGAAGATTTGTTCGGAACTATGGAACTAATAGTTTTTCCCACAGTATACGAGAAATTCTCCCAGCTTTTACAGCAGGAGAGTTTAATCATTGTAAACGGCAGACTGAGTGTGAGAGAGGATGAACAACCTAAAATAATTGTAGAGGAAGTTCTGCCTATAAAAAGTCTTCAGGAGAAGGGGTTGTATTTAACCTTACCTGAACAGCTTCCAAAAGAGGATGGCGCTGCTTTAAGAGCACTTTTGAGATATTTCTCAGGTGCTACACCAACTTATGTTGCAAAAAAAAATGAAAATTTTTTCAAGAAACTTGACAGGCAATACTGGATATATGTCAATAATGTAATAATGGAAGAATTAGTAAACAGGCTTGGCGAAGAAAATGTAGTAATAAAATAACGAATAAGTAGCCAAATATTGATTTTTTGTACAAAATAATATAATATAAGTGTCGAGGTGGTTATATATGGACAACCTGGAGGATAAGTTATCTGGTGAGTACGTTGCTATTAAGGCTGGGGAAAACGGGGTTACAATTATCGGGTTAACGCGTGGAAGGGATACAAAATTTCATCATACCGAGAAGTTGGATAAGGGCGAAGTTCTTTTGGCGCAATTTACAGAGAATACCTCTGCGATAAAAATAAGAGGCAAGGCCACTGTTTATTGCAGATATGGTACTATTCAAAGCGGTGAATAACAATTTGAAAGGTAGTGTAGATGATAATGTGGACAGTGGTATATATGGCCCAAAGCAAAGATGTTGCTAATCAGCTTCAGGAGCTTTTGTCCAATGAGGGTATTCTTGTGAAACTGAGACCCATAAGTAAAAATCATGAAAATAACGACAATTATTATGAAGTTCTCGTTCCTGAAGC of the Ruminiclostridium papyrosolvens DSM 2782 genome contains:
- a CDS encoding DNA polymerase III subunit alpha — translated: MGNFVHLHVHTEYSLLDGANRIKDLIQRVKELGMDSIAITDHGVMYGVVDFYKEAVKNGIKPILGCEVYTAKRNMKDKQPGIDSNYGHLVLLAKNQIGYKNLMKIVSLGFTEGYYYKPRVDYETLEKYSEGIIALSACLSGDIPSAILNNDYERAVELSNNLNRIFGQGNFYLELQHNGISEQNLVNQQLIKLSGELGIPLVATNDAHYLTKENAKSHEILLCIQTGKTINDDNRMRFNTDEVYVKSPEEMYDNFKNVKQALENTVKIAEMCNVELEFGKLHLPSFEVEEGYTPYEYLREQCYKGLKSRYGDNCSEEIIHRLEYELSVISQMGYVDYFLIVWDFIKYAREQGIMVGPGRGSAAGSIVSYALGITSIDPLKYNLLFERFLNPERISMPDIDIDFCYERRQEVIDYVIRKYGKDRVSQIITFGTMAARAVIRDVGRALDISYGDVDAIAKMIPFQIGMNIDKALEMNQELKKRYETDEETQVLIDTARTLEGLPRHASTHAAGVVISKEPIVEYVPLQLNDNSVTTQVTAVPLEELGLLKMDFLGLRTLTVIRDAVDLAEQVHGKKIDIQQIDFDDKDVYKMIGDGRTAGVFQLESAGMTQFMKDLQPNSLEDIIAGISLYRPGPMDQIPRYIRNKNNPKLIKYHHPMLESILDVTYGCMVYQEQVMQIVRELGGYSLGRSDLVRRAMSKKKISVMEQERKNFVYGITDEEGNEVVKGAVNNGVDEITANKIFDEMMDFASYAFNKSHAAAYAVVAYQTAWLKHYYPVEFMAASINSFLGSSDKVSQYVNECKSLNIQVLPPDINESNVKFTVVNKNIRFGLAAIKNVGENAIKSVIAERQQNGEFSSFLDFCQRIEGRDINKRCVESLIKSGAFDSLKVFRSKLMAVYERLLDGISQNRKKNMDGQLSIFDMMSEPQELLQEDFPDIKEYPANALLSMEKEMLGLYVSGHPLSEYQSILERNVNLYSSDLFVDDENSTDMEVSGKKLQDSMRVTVGGIVAYKKTKATKNNNLMAFIYLEDLFGTMELIVFPTVYEKFSQLLQQESLIIVNGRLSVREDEQPKIIVEEVLPIKSLQEKGLYLTLPEQLPKEDGAALRALLRYFSGATPTYVAKKNENFFKKLDRQYWIYVNNVIMEELVNRLGEENVVIK
- a CDS encoding YerC/YecD family TrpR-related protein translates to MNSKLRDEHTDSLFDAILLLKNREECYNFFEDLCTIAELKALAQRLQVAKMLREKRTYTEICEQTGASTATISRVNRCLVYGADGYNIVLDRLQEKDGQMNV
- a CDS encoding LAGLIDADG family homing endonuclease, producing MWTVVYMAQSKDVANQLQELLSNEGILVKLRPISKNHENNDNYYEVLVPEAEVEEAHSVIIETGY
- the secA gene encoding preprotein translocase subunit SecA, whose product is MVKNFIEKIIGSYSDRELKRIYPIIDKIEAFEPEIQKLTDTELKAKTPEFKGRLANGETLDDILPEAFAVVREASKRVLGMRHFRVQLIGGLVLHQGRISEMKTGEGKTLVATLPVYLNALSGKGVHVVTVNDYLARRDSEWMGKIYNFLGLTVGLIVHDMENEDRRAAYNCDITYCTNNELGFDYLRDNMVIYKEDRVQRDLNYAIVDEVDSILIDEARTPLIISGMGDKSTDLYKRANSFASKLRAKVITQMDDKVDADEVFDEDYIVDEKAHTTVITSNGIKKAEQYFGIENLSDPENMTISHHVNQALKAHGLMKRDKDYVVNNGEVTIVDEFTGRLMYGRRYSDGLHQAIEAKEGVKVERESKTLATITFQNYFRMYSKLAGMTGTAQTEEDEFNTIYKLDVIIIPTNREMARKDHPDVVYKNEIGKFNAVIEDVVQCHEKGQPVLIGTISIEKSEFLSTMLKRKGIPHQVLNAKYHDKEAEIIAQAGKFGAVTIATNMAGRGTDIVLGGNAEYMSKQEMRKMGYDEELINASTSYNETTDELIIEAREQFTKLNNKFKDIINKEREKVVEAGGLHIIGTERHESRRIDNQLRGRAGRQGDAGSSRFFISLEDDLMRLFGSERLTNIVNALGLEDDQPIEHRMLSNAIENAQKKVEGRNFDVRKRVLQYDDVMNKQREIIYAQRKTVLDGDNLKDYFIKMFESVIDGVIANYCTESEYADAWDWSSIIAYLESVFIPQGAFVLTDEEKKSMDNIDLKERLMEIVNKIYEFKEMENTPELMRELERVVLLRVVDEKWMDHIDAMDQLRSGIGLRAYGQRDPVVEYKFEGFQMFEEMIKSIQEDSIRLLVRARIDREHAPQREKVAEPVAASHGDEPKKPVVNKSKVGRNDMCPCGSGKKYKFCCGQGE
- the mtrB gene encoding trp RNA-binding attenuation protein MtrB, giving the protein MDNLEDKLSGEYVAIKAGENGVTIIGLTRGRDTKFHHTEKLDKGEVLLAQFTENTSAIKIRGKATVYCRYGTIQSGE